The following are encoded together in the Streptomyces flavofungini genome:
- a CDS encoding DUF397 domain-containing protein, whose protein sequence is MAATDLHGVVWQKSRHSNSQGACVEFARLPGGDVAVRNSRFPEGPALVYTRAEIEAMLLGMKDGEFDDLIGG, encoded by the coding sequence ATGGCCGCCACGGATCTTCACGGGGTGGTCTGGCAGAAGAGCAGGCACAGCAATTCGCAGGGCGCCTGCGTGGAGTTCGCGAGGCTGCCGGGCGGCGACGTGGCCGTCCGCAACTCGCGGTTCCCCGAGGGCCCCGCGCTCGTCTACACGCGCGCCGAGATCGAAGCGATGCTGCTCGGCATGAAGGACGGCGAGTTCGACGACCTGATCGGCGGCTGA
- a CDS encoding helix-turn-helix domain-containing protein, which translates to MTAGESSGSVVRRILLGSQLRRLRESRGITREAAGYSIRASESKISRMELGRVSFKSRDVEDLLTLYGVMDEAERNALLSLAKEANLTGWWHSYSDVLPGWFQTYIGLEGAASLIRVYEVQFINGLLQTEAYAHAVVERGMKAAAAGKAGGGGRSGRSGRGGRINQADVDRRVALRLERQKLLVSERAPRFQCILDEAALRRPYGDREVMRGQIQHLIDISERPNVTLQVMPFTFGGHAGESGAFTMLSFPESDLSDVVYLEQLTGALYLDKREEVAQYERVMAELREDCPNPADSRDLLRGLLQLT; encoded by the coding sequence GTGACCGCTGGGGAGTCGAGCGGCTCGGTGGTACGGCGCATCCTGCTGGGCTCGCAGCTGAGGCGCCTGAGGGAGTCGCGGGGCATCACCCGTGAGGCGGCGGGCTACTCGATCCGCGCTTCCGAATCGAAGATCAGCCGCATGGAGTTGGGACGGGTGAGCTTCAAGTCGAGGGACGTCGAGGACCTCCTCACGCTCTATGGCGTCATGGACGAGGCCGAGCGCAACGCGCTCCTGTCACTCGCCAAGGAGGCCAACCTGACGGGCTGGTGGCACAGTTACTCCGACGTCCTGCCCGGCTGGTTCCAGACATACATCGGCCTGGAGGGCGCCGCCTCCCTCATCCGTGTCTACGAAGTCCAGTTCATCAACGGCCTGTTGCAGACCGAGGCGTACGCCCACGCGGTCGTCGAGCGCGGCATGAAGGCCGCCGCCGCAGGCAAGGCGGGTGGAGGCGGCCGGTCCGGTCGCTCCGGGCGCGGCGGCCGGATCAACCAGGCGGACGTCGACCGGCGGGTGGCCCTGCGCCTGGAGCGCCAGAAGCTGCTCGTCTCCGAGCGCGCGCCGCGCTTCCAGTGCATCCTCGACGAGGCCGCGCTGCGACGGCCGTACGGCGACCGGGAAGTGATGCGCGGTCAGATCCAGCACCTGATCGACATCTCCGAGCGCCCGAACGTGACGTTGCAGGTCATGCCGTTCACGTTCGGTGGGCACGCGGGCGAGTCCGGGGCGTTCACGATGCTCAGTTTCCCCGAGTCCGACCTGTCGGACGTGGTGTATCTGGAGCAGCTCACCGGCGCCCTTTATCTGGACAAGCGCGAAGAAGTCGCCCAGTACGAACGGGTGATGGCCGAGCTGCGGGAGGACTGTCCGAATCCGGCCGACAGTCGTGACCTTCTCCGTGGTCTACTCCAACTGACCTGA
- a CDS encoding PadR family transcriptional regulator, which yields MSAIRLLVLGAVRQHGRAHGYQVRNDLEYWGAHEWSNAKPGSIYHALKQMAKQGLLYEHETAPSTAGGPPRTEYEITEKGTEEFLDLLREALVSTYNQKPDMLSAAVGLMVDLPRAEVIELLKRRISGLADWRASVTEYYTPEDGPEQLGHIGEIMNLWLHQAEGGEIWTQGLIERIEGGAYTFAGEGEPFVGVLADGEENPWATGERHAGDDA from the coding sequence ATGTCGGCGATCCGGCTGCTGGTCCTGGGGGCCGTCCGCCAGCACGGGCGGGCCCACGGCTACCAGGTCCGCAACGACTTGGAGTACTGGGGCGCCCACGAGTGGTCCAACGCCAAGCCGGGCTCGATCTACCACGCCTTGAAGCAGATGGCGAAGCAGGGCCTGCTGTACGAGCACGAGACCGCGCCGTCCACGGCCGGGGGCCCGCCGCGCACCGAGTACGAGATCACGGAGAAGGGCACCGAGGAGTTCCTCGACCTGCTCCGTGAGGCGTTGGTCTCGACGTACAACCAGAAGCCCGACATGCTCTCGGCCGCGGTGGGCCTCATGGTCGACCTGCCGCGCGCCGAGGTGATCGAGCTGCTCAAGCGGCGGATCAGCGGTCTCGCCGACTGGCGCGCGTCCGTCACCGAGTACTACACCCCCGAGGACGGGCCCGAACAGCTCGGCCACATCGGCGAGATCATGAACCTCTGGCTGCACCAGGCCGAGGGCGGCGAGATCTGGACGCAGGGCCTGATCGAGCGCATCGAGGGCGGTGCGTACACCTTCGCCGGTGAGGGTGAACCGTTCGTCGGGGTCCTCGCGGACGGCGAGGAGAACCCGTGGGCGACGGGGGAGCGGCACGCGGGCGACGACGCCTGA
- a CDS encoding threonine/serine exporter family protein — translation MRAHSHVPRAHTDVRRVRATRTYTGTRHHPVAEAEEDRKPQSDEAHSAFAPVGGVDQATGPEEDHPSSEFTIPTGLRIPQLPEDKESSAFTPPPSYDAQQPPAFTPPGGVPVVRLVKEAPWQDRMRTMLRTPVAERPAPEPTQRHEEDEGRAVPRVLDLTLRIGELLLAGGEGAEDVEAAMFAVTHSYGLDRCEPNVTFTLIAISYQPSLVDDPVTASRTVRRRGTDYTRLSAVYRLVDDISSEDVDISLEEAYRRLAELRRNRHPYPGWALTAAAGLLAGSAAVLVGGDVLVFVAAALGAMLGDRLAWLCAGRGLPEFYQFVVAAMPPAAMGVAISLLDLPDVKASAVITGGLFALIPGRALVAGVQDGLTGYYITAAARLLEVGYLIVGIVCGVLMVLYLGVTLDAGLNPETSIHSSDRPWIQILASMSLSLAFAILLQQERSTVLLVTLNGGVAWIVFGALARTGGISPVAATAVAAGLVGLFGQLLSRYRFASALPYVTAAIGPLLPGSATYFGLLEIARNNLNPGLASLSKAAALALAIAIGVNLGGELSRLFLKAPRVAGGQKGRRAAKRTRGF, via the coding sequence ATGCGTGCGCATAGTCACGTGCCTCGTGCGCATACTGACGTACGTAGGGTGCGCGCGACACGTACGTACACAGGAACGAGGCATCACCCCGTGGCAGAGGCGGAGGAGGACCGCAAGCCGCAGTCGGACGAGGCGCACAGCGCCTTCGCCCCCGTCGGCGGTGTCGACCAGGCGACCGGGCCCGAGGAGGACCACCCGTCATCGGAGTTCACGATCCCGACGGGTCTGCGGATTCCGCAGCTTCCCGAGGACAAGGAGTCCTCGGCTTTCACACCTCCTCCCTCGTACGACGCCCAGCAGCCGCCCGCCTTCACTCCGCCCGGCGGTGTGCCCGTGGTCCGGCTGGTCAAGGAGGCGCCCTGGCAGGACCGGATGCGCACGATGCTGCGCACGCCGGTGGCCGAGCGCCCCGCGCCGGAGCCGACGCAGCGGCACGAGGAGGACGAGGGGCGCGCCGTGCCCCGCGTCCTCGACCTCACCCTGCGCATCGGGGAGCTGCTGCTCGCGGGGGGTGAGGGCGCGGAGGACGTGGAGGCGGCGATGTTCGCCGTGACGCACTCCTACGGCCTGGACCGCTGCGAGCCGAACGTCACGTTCACGCTGATCGCGATCTCGTACCAGCCCTCCCTCGTGGACGACCCGGTGACGGCGTCGCGCACAGTGCGCCGCCGGGGCACCGACTACACGCGCCTGTCGGCCGTCTACCGGCTCGTGGACGACATCAGCTCCGAAGACGTCGACATCTCCCTGGAGGAGGCCTACCGGCGCCTCGCGGAGCTCCGCCGCAACCGGCACCCCTACCCGGGCTGGGCGCTGACGGCCGCGGCCGGGCTGCTCGCGGGGTCGGCTGCCGTGCTGGTCGGCGGTGACGTCCTGGTGTTCGTGGCGGCCGCGCTCGGCGCGATGCTCGGCGACCGGCTGGCGTGGCTGTGCGCGGGGCGCGGGCTGCCGGAGTTCTACCAGTTCGTGGTCGCGGCGATGCCCCCGGCCGCGATGGGTGTGGCGATCAGTCTGCTCGACCTGCCGGACGTGAAGGCGTCCGCGGTGATCACCGGTGGTCTGTTCGCGCTGATCCCCGGGCGCGCGCTCGTCGCGGGCGTGCAGGACGGTCTGACCGGCTACTACATCACCGCCGCGGCCCGGCTCCTGGAGGTCGGGTATCTGATCGTCGGGATCGTCTGCGGCGTCCTGATGGTGCTCTATCTGGGCGTGACGCTGGACGCGGGCCTCAACCCGGAGACGTCGATCCACTCCTCCGACCGGCCGTGGATCCAGATCCTGGCGTCCATGTCGCTGAGCCTGGCCTTCGCCATCCTGCTCCAGCAGGAACGTTCCACCGTGCTCCTGGTGACGCTGAACGGCGGGGTGGCCTGGATCGTGTTCGGCGCCCTCGCCCGCACCGGAGGCATCTCGCCGGTGGCGGCGACAGCGGTCGCGGCCGGGCTCGTGGGCCTGTTCGGCCAGCTCCTGTCGCGCTACCGGTTCGCGTCCGCGCTGCCGTACGTGACGGCGGCGATCGGGCCGCTCCTGCCCGGTAGCGCCACGTACTTCGGTCTCCTGGAGATCGCCAGGAACAACCTCAACCCGGGGCTCGCCTCGCTCTCCAAGGCGGCGGCCCTGGCCCTCGCCATCGCGATCGGCGTGAACCTGGGCGGCGAGCTGTCCCGGCTCTTCCTCAAGGCGCCGCGGGTGGCCGGGGGCCAGAAGGGCCGCCGCGCGGCCAAGCGGACGCGCGGCTTCTAG
- a CDS encoding ATP-binding protein — MGTNGSTMLEPLRQGLPPLDPSAVSSAASCALPARYEAVGSARQFTRKTLVSWELEERFDDIALVVSELVTNALRHALPADTPRAACPVGAAEDAPVRLHMMRWTSRLVCAVRDPSDDSPVAREEAEDDFSAESGRGLFLVDSFSDGWGWHPLAGALNGKVVWALFQLA; from the coding sequence ATGGGGACGAATGGATCGACCATGCTCGAGCCGTTACGGCAGGGCCTTCCTCCGCTCGACCCCTCCGCGGTCTCCAGTGCGGCCTCCTGCGCTCTTCCCGCCCGGTACGAAGCCGTGGGCAGCGCCCGGCAGTTCACCCGCAAGACCCTGGTGTCCTGGGAGCTGGAGGAGCGGTTCGACGACATCGCGCTGGTCGTCTCCGAACTCGTCACCAACGCCCTGCGGCACGCGCTGCCCGCGGACACCCCGCGCGCGGCGTGTCCCGTCGGCGCCGCCGAGGACGCGCCCGTGCGGCTGCACATGATGCGCTGGACCTCACGCCTGGTGTGCGCGGTACGGGACCCCAGCGACGACAGTCCGGTCGCGCGCGAGGAGGCGGAGGACGACTTCTCCGCGGAGTCGGGCCGCGGGCTCTTCCTGGTGGATTCCTTCAGCGACGGCTGGGGCTGGCACCCGCTCGCGGGCGCGCTGAACGGCAAGGTGGTGTGGGCGCTGTTCCAGCTGGCGTGA
- a CDS encoding aldehyde dehydrogenase family protein: MSFFTDLAHQYIDGEWKAGSGSWDIIDFNPYNGEKLASITVATAEEVDQAYRAAQRAQEAWGATNPYTRRAVFERVLRIIEDREAEITEAIVAELGGTLVKAGFELHLAKEFLREAIHLALTPQGRILPSPDDTKENRLYRVPVGVVGVISPFNFPFLLSIKSVAPAIALGNAVVLKPHQNAPVLGGSLLAKIFEDAGLPPGVLNVVITDIAEIGDALIDHPVPGAISFTGSDAVGRHVATVCAQTFKRCVLELGGNSALIVLDDADVDYAVDAAVFSRFVHQGQVCMAANRILVDRSVEAEFTEKFVAKVKSLKVGDPASPETHIGPLINSSQADGVSSLVAQTVQAGATALLHGRTEGNLVAPSVLTDLPEDAPVLRQEIFGPVALILPFDGEDEAVRIANDTPYGLSGAVHTADTERGVRLAHRIHSGMIHINDGTVHDEPIVPFGGEKHSGVGRLNGDATIEAFTTHKWISVQYGRSRFPF, encoded by the coding sequence ATGTCCTTCTTCACCGATCTGGCTCACCAGTACATCGACGGTGAGTGGAAGGCCGGCTCCGGTTCCTGGGACATCATCGACTTCAATCCGTACAACGGGGAGAAGCTGGCGTCGATCACCGTCGCCACGGCGGAGGAGGTGGACCAGGCCTACCGGGCGGCGCAGCGCGCCCAGGAGGCGTGGGGCGCCACCAATCCCTACACCCGGCGTGCCGTCTTCGAGCGCGTGCTGCGCATCATCGAGGACCGCGAGGCGGAGATCACCGAAGCGATCGTCGCCGAACTCGGCGGCACCCTCGTCAAGGCCGGCTTCGAACTGCATCTGGCCAAGGAGTTCCTGCGCGAGGCGATACATCTCGCGCTCACCCCGCAGGGCCGCATACTCCCCTCGCCGGACGACACCAAGGAGAACCGCCTCTACCGCGTCCCGGTGGGCGTCGTCGGCGTCATCAGCCCCTTCAACTTCCCCTTCCTGCTCTCGATCAAGTCGGTCGCCCCGGCCATCGCGCTCGGCAACGCCGTCGTCCTGAAGCCGCACCAGAACGCGCCGGTGCTCGGCGGCAGCCTGCTCGCGAAGATCTTCGAGGACGCCGGTCTGCCCCCGGGCGTCCTGAACGTCGTCATCACGGACATCGCCGAGATCGGCGACGCGCTCATCGACCACCCGGTCCCCGGCGCCATCTCCTTCACCGGCTCCGACGCCGTCGGCCGCCACGTCGCCACCGTCTGCGCCCAGACCTTCAAGCGCTGCGTCCTCGAACTCGGCGGCAACAGCGCCCTGATCGTCCTGGACGACGCGGACGTGGACTACGCCGTGGACGCCGCCGTGTTCAGCCGCTTCGTCCACCAGGGCCAGGTCTGCATGGCCGCGAACCGCATCCTCGTGGACCGCTCCGTGGAGGCCGAGTTCACCGAGAAGTTCGTCGCCAAGGTCAAGTCCCTGAAGGTCGGCGACCCGGCGTCCCCGGAGACCCACATCGGCCCGCTCATCAACTCCTCGCAGGCGGACGGGGTTTCGTCGCTGGTCGCACAGACCGTCCAGGCGGGCGCCACGGCCCTCCTGCACGGCCGCACCGAGGGCAACCTGGTCGCGCCCTCCGTCCTCACCGACCTGCCCGAGGACGCCCCCGTGCTGCGCCAGGAGATCTTCGGCCCGGTCGCCCTGATCCTGCCCTTCGACGGCGAGGACGAGGCCGTCCGCATCGCCAACGACACGCCGTACGGCCTCAGCGGCGCCGTCCACACCGCCGACACCGAGCGCGGCGTCCGCCTCGCCCACCGCATCCACAGCGGCATGATCCACATCAACGACGGCACGGTCCACGACGAGCCGATCGTGCCCTTCGGCGGCGAGAAGCACTCGGGCGTCGGCCGCCTCAACGGCGACGCGACGATCGAGGCGTTCACGACGCACAAGTGGATCTCGGTGCAGTACGGGCGCTCGCGCTTCCCGTTCTGA
- a CDS encoding ABC transporter permease, producing the protein MSRRELAHWARQPVQVVVGLAFPVMLLLMFNYLIGGGKGIQGDYAEFLVPGMFALTMVFGLDATMVAVTTDLNKGVVDRFRSMPMTNGAVLVGRSFADMLQSFASLIVMMGVGLAIGWRWHGSFAGVLGAVGLLMLLRFAMLWLGIYLAMVAGKPELVMAVQILVWPVGFLSNAFTVPQNMPDWLGAAVEWNPMSAAATAVRDLFGNDPGVTGTSWAADHAELLAVAWPLALVGVFLPLAVRRFGALSK; encoded by the coding sequence ATGTCCCGGCGCGAACTCGCCCACTGGGCGCGCCAGCCCGTGCAGGTCGTCGTCGGACTCGCCTTCCCGGTGATGCTCCTGCTGATGTTCAACTACCTGATCGGCGGCGGCAAGGGCATCCAGGGCGACTACGCCGAGTTCCTGGTGCCCGGCATGTTCGCGCTGACGATGGTGTTCGGACTGGACGCCACGATGGTCGCCGTCACCACCGACCTCAACAAGGGCGTCGTCGACCGCTTCCGGTCCATGCCGATGACCAACGGGGCCGTCCTGGTGGGCCGTTCCTTCGCCGACATGCTCCAGTCCTTCGCCTCCCTCATCGTCATGATGGGCGTCGGGCTCGCCATCGGCTGGCGCTGGCACGGGTCGTTCGCCGGGGTACTCGGCGCCGTCGGGCTCCTCATGCTCCTGCGGTTCGCCATGCTCTGGCTCGGCATCTACCTCGCCATGGTCGCGGGCAAGCCCGAGCTCGTCATGGCCGTGCAGATCCTCGTCTGGCCCGTCGGCTTCCTCTCCAACGCCTTCACCGTCCCGCAGAACATGCCCGACTGGCTCGGTGCGGCGGTCGAGTGGAACCCGATGTCCGCGGCCGCCACGGCCGTCCGCGACCTCTTCGGCAACGACCCCGGTGTGACCGGCACCTCCTGGGCCGCCGACCACGCCGAACTCCTGGCGGTCGCCTGGCCCCTGGCCCTGGTGGGCGTGTTCCTGCCGCTGGCGGTGCGGAGGTTCGGGGCGCTGAGCAAGTAG
- a CDS encoding DedA family protein, with the protein MTTLALGPSWLDPDYLLNEFGLWGLLLIVFAESGLLIGFFLPGDSLLFTTGLLITTNKLDTPLWLTCVLIVIAAILGDQAGYLFGKKVGPALFNRPDSRLFKQENVVKAHEFFEKHGPKSLVLARFVPIVRTFTPIIAGVSGMRYRSFITFNVIGGVLWGAGVTLLGAWLGKHEFVHKNIEAILILIVLISVVPIIVEFLRARSKGKKEPAQTPAAERDDHDDFDDFDGHAAGGRPGAPQAQQYPGQGQYPGQGQYPGPQGGGQYDGGADGRPYQSQQPQYGDHQTQFLGHRQPQQPGYGGGHPEQHPYQPQQPQYGDQHAQHQPQQHGYADQHAQQQYQDQYGNQYEGQQYQAPYDPAAQQYDGQQYDGQQYQGQQPQQSPYPDHQTQFLGRQPQQPPYPEEPQQPGNPRY; encoded by the coding sequence GTGACGACGCTTGCGCTCGGACCAAGCTGGCTGGATCCGGACTACCTGCTGAACGAGTTCGGACTCTGGGGCCTGCTCCTGATCGTCTTCGCGGAGTCGGGCCTGCTCATCGGCTTCTTCCTGCCCGGTGACTCGCTCCTGTTCACCACGGGCCTGCTGATCACGACGAACAAGCTGGACACCCCGCTGTGGCTGACCTGCGTCCTGATCGTCATCGCCGCGATCCTGGGCGACCAGGCGGGCTATCTGTTCGGCAAGAAGGTCGGCCCGGCGCTGTTCAACCGCCCGGACTCCAGGCTCTTCAAGCAGGAGAACGTGGTCAAGGCCCATGAGTTCTTCGAGAAGCACGGCCCGAAGTCCCTGGTCCTTGCCCGCTTCGTGCCGATCGTGCGGACGTTCACGCCGATCATCGCGGGCGTCAGCGGCATGCGGTACCGCTCGTTCATCACGTTCAACGTCATCGGCGGCGTCCTGTGGGGGGCGGGCGTCACGCTGCTCGGCGCCTGGCTCGGCAAGCACGAGTTCGTCCACAAGAACATCGAGGCGATCCTGATCCTGATCGTCCTCATCTCGGTGGTCCCGATCATCGTCGAGTTCCTGCGCGCCCGCTCCAAGGGCAAGAAGGAGCCCGCGCAGACCCCGGCGGCCGAGCGCGACGACCACGACGACTTCGATGACTTCGACGGCCACGCGGCGGGCGGCCGGCCGGGGGCGCCCCAGGCCCAGCAGTACCCCGGGCAGGGGCAGTATCCGGGGCAGGGGCAGTATCCGGGCCCGCAGGGCGGCGGTCAGTACGACGGCGGCGCGGACGGCCGGCCCTACCAGTCGCAGCAGCCGCAGTACGGCGACCACCAGACCCAGTTCCTGGGCCACCGCCAGCCGCAGCAGCCGGGATACGGGGGCGGCCACCCGGAGCAGCACCCGTACCAGCCCCAGCAGCCGCAGTACGGCGACCAGCACGCCCAGCACCAGCCCCAGCAGCACGGCTACGCCGACCAGCACGCCCAGCAGCAGTACCAGGACCAGTACGGCAACCAGTACGAGGGCCAGCAGTACCAAGCCCCGTACGACCCCGCCGCTCAGCAGTACGACGGCCAGCAGTACGACGGCCAGCAGTACCAGGGCCAGCAGCCCCAGCAGTCCCCGTACCCGGACCACCAGACGCAGTTCCTGGGCCGTCAGCCCCAGCAGCCCCCGTACCCCGAAGAGCCCCAGCAGCCCGGCAACCCGAGGTACTGA
- a CDS encoding DinB family protein, translated as MVTHVNAEAPGDERGALIAFVEAQRGGIRRSVLGLSDEQASSRPSASELSLGGLVKHVAETELNWLRLAQQKPNERQRTEETWGDSFRLVEGEKLADVLAFWDGVAAETEAFIRAVPSLDDTFPLPDQPWFPDDGAVSMRWLMLHLVEEIGRHAGHADIIRESLDGRTAFELVAMDQGYAGQS; from the coding sequence ATGGTCACCCACGTCAACGCGGAAGCTCCCGGCGACGAGCGCGGCGCACTCATCGCCTTCGTCGAGGCCCAGCGCGGCGGCATCCGGCGCTCGGTGCTCGGCCTCAGCGACGAGCAGGCGTCCAGCAGGCCGAGCGCCAGCGAGCTGAGCCTCGGAGGCCTGGTCAAGCATGTCGCGGAGACCGAGCTGAACTGGCTGCGCCTGGCTCAGCAGAAGCCCAACGAGCGCCAGCGCACCGAGGAGACCTGGGGCGACAGCTTCCGCCTCGTCGAGGGCGAGAAGCTCGCCGACGTGCTGGCGTTCTGGGACGGGGTGGCCGCGGAGACGGAGGCGTTCATCCGCGCGGTGCCGAGCCTGGACGACACCTTCCCGCTGCCGGACCAGCCCTGGTTCCCGGACGACGGCGCCGTGTCGATGCGCTGGCTGATGCTGCACCTGGTCGAGGAGATCGGCCGGCACGCCGGGCACGCCGACATCATCAGGGAGTCCCTGGACGGCAGGACGGCCTTCGAACTGGTCGCGATGGACCAGGGATACGCTGGTCAAAGTTGA
- a CDS encoding MerR family transcriptional regulator encodes MSYSVGQVAGFAGVTVRTLHHYDEIGLLAPSERSHAGHRRYSDGDLDRLQQILFYRELGFPLDQVAILLDDPDADPRAHLRRQHELLTARITKLQQMAAAVETAMEARRMGINLTPEEKFEVFGDFDPDEHAEEVERRWGDTEAYAESQRRTAAYTKEDWKRLTEELDAIHARMGDLLAAGAPADSAEAMDVAEEHRRFICSSYYDCAHELHSCLGDMYVSDARFTATYEAIRPGLAVYMRDAIHANAARAGARSE; translated from the coding sequence ATGAGCTATTCCGTGGGACAGGTCGCCGGTTTCGCCGGGGTCACGGTGCGCACGCTGCACCACTACGACGAGATCGGCCTGCTCGCGCCCAGCGAGCGCAGCCACGCGGGCCACCGGCGCTACAGCGACGGCGACCTGGACCGGCTGCAGCAGATCCTGTTCTACCGGGAGCTCGGCTTTCCCCTCGACCAGGTCGCGATCCTGCTCGACGACCCGGACGCGGACCCGCGCGCGCACCTGCGCCGCCAGCACGAGCTGCTGACCGCCCGGATCACCAAGCTGCAGCAGATGGCCGCGGCCGTGGAGACCGCCATGGAGGCGAGACGCATGGGCATCAACCTCACGCCCGAGGAGAAGTTCGAGGTCTTCGGAGACTTCGATCCCGACGAGCACGCGGAGGAGGTGGAGCGCCGCTGGGGCGACACCGAGGCGTACGCGGAGTCGCAGCGCCGCACCGCCGCGTACACCAAGGAGGACTGGAAGCGCCTGACCGAGGAGCTCGACGCGATCCACGCGCGCATGGGCGACCTGTTGGCCGCCGGAGCGCCCGCGGACTCCGCCGAGGCGATGGACGTGGCGGAGGAGCACCGCCGCTTCATCTGCTCCAGCTACTACGACTGCGCGCACGAGCTGCACAGCTGCCTCGGTGACATGTACGTCTCCGACGCCCGCTTCACGGCGACGTACGAGGCCATCCGTCCCGGCCTCGCGGTGTACATGCGGGACGCGATCCACGCGAACGCCGCCCGCGCCGGAGCCCGCAGCGAGTGA
- a CDS encoding ATP-binding cassette domain-containing protein: MTDAIVVEGARKRYGEKRALDGLDLVAARGTVHGVLGPNGAGKTTAVRIMATLLRADEGRVRIAGYDAGRQAGEVRRRIGLLGQHAAVDEELSGHQNLEMFGRLYHLGARRARVRADELLDRFGLADTGRKAVKQYSGGMRRRLDLAASLITEPEVLFLDEPTTGLDPRGRAEVWDAVRSLVGAGTTVLLTTQYLEEADQLADRISLIDHGRVIAEGTADDLKARLGGDRIDVVVRDGAELVRAARLLPGTADDVTVDADRRLASAPVADRMEALTRVVRALQEEGIEAEDIAVRRPTLDEVFLRLTGRTEDQERMKEAV; encoded by the coding sequence ATGACGGACGCGATCGTCGTCGAGGGCGCACGGAAACGGTACGGAGAGAAGCGGGCCCTGGACGGGCTCGACCTGGTGGCCGCGCGCGGCACGGTGCACGGCGTGCTCGGGCCGAACGGCGCGGGCAAGACCACGGCAGTGCGGATCATGGCCACGCTGCTCCGGGCGGACGAGGGGCGCGTGCGGATCGCCGGGTACGACGCGGGGCGGCAGGCGGGCGAGGTGCGCCGCCGCATCGGCCTGCTCGGCCAGCACGCCGCCGTCGACGAGGAGCTGAGCGGCCACCAGAACCTGGAGATGTTCGGCCGCCTCTACCACCTGGGCGCACGCCGCGCCCGGGTGCGGGCCGACGAGCTCCTGGACCGCTTCGGCCTCGCGGACACCGGACGCAAGGCGGTCAAGCAGTACAGCGGCGGCATGCGGCGCCGCCTGGACCTCGCCGCGTCACTGATCACGGAACCGGAGGTGCTCTTCCTGGACGAGCCGACGACGGGCCTCGACCCGCGCGGCCGCGCCGAGGTGTGGGACGCGGTGCGCTCCCTGGTCGGCGCGGGCACGACGGTGCTCCTGACCACGCAGTACCTGGAGGAGGCCGACCAGCTGGCCGACCGCATCTCCCTGATCGACCACGGCAGGGTCATCGCGGAGGGCACCGCCGACGACCTGAAGGCCCGGCTCGGCGGCGACCGCATCGACGTCGTCGTGCGCGACGGGGCCGAGCTGGTGCGCGCGGCACGGCTGCTGCCCGGCACGGCGGACGACGTGACGGTCGACGCCGACCGGCGCCTGGCCAGCGCGCCCGTCGCCGACCGCATGGAGGCGCTGACCCGGGTCGTACGGGCGCTCCAGGAGGAGGGCATCGAGGCGGAGGATATCGCGGTGCGCAGGCCGACCCTGGACGAGGTGTTCCTGCGCCTGACGGGGCGCACGGAGGACCAGGAACGCATGAAGGAGGCCGTGTGA